The following are encoded in a window of Sutcliffiella horikoshii genomic DNA:
- a CDS encoding Ger(x)C family spore germination protein: MWRKNLLPIITSLFLFVASLIIGKNAEDSLIRDLIIISAIAVDMKDEDFLITVQAINAPSVKDSASEKLGFILYQESGRTITEALQNIQKSFSRFLFMDDLEVILISEEIAKKRGIADVVNYLFLEQTISSNTMLFVSKETSAHDILAMFTPFQKVSSKRIVDTIENIKEYSSFAFPVYPNRVKNFLLNYPVVNNVIPYISIAGDVEVGLKKENIEAYQPKSKMEISGMSYFKKDKLINYLSLEESKDLLFLMDNVREGALEASCPEGPGYFSYQYKKSKTSYKVDWTGDSPKISIKVKTNGRITESTCKTSFEHPNMDLFRKQIRNQLEGSITSLIRKSQAENLDYIGFAKELYLSKPSKWRDIEGEWASIFPTIPFELNTNVSIRRSGDAISLD, encoded by the coding sequence ATGTGGAGAAAAAATTTACTACCAATCATTACTTCTTTATTTTTATTTGTAGCAAGTCTAATTATTGGAAAAAATGCAGAAGATTCTCTTATCAGAGATTTAATCATTATCTCAGCTATTGCGGTAGATATGAAAGATGAGGATTTTCTCATAACAGTACAAGCCATTAACGCTCCCTCAGTAAAGGACAGCGCATCAGAGAAATTAGGATTTATTTTGTACCAGGAAAGTGGAAGAACTATTACTGAGGCGCTGCAAAATATCCAGAAATCCTTCTCGCGATTTCTTTTCATGGATGATCTCGAAGTCATTTTAATAAGTGAAGAGATTGCTAAGAAGCGCGGAATTGCAGATGTTGTGAATTACTTGTTTCTAGAGCAGACCATTTCTTCTAATACCATGCTTTTTGTCAGTAAGGAGACGAGTGCTCATGACATTCTCGCTATGTTCACCCCATTCCAGAAAGTATCATCAAAGAGGATTGTGGACACAATAGAGAACATCAAGGAGTACTCTTCCTTTGCCTTCCCGGTCTATCCTAATAGAGTAAAAAACTTTCTTCTAAACTATCCGGTTGTGAATAATGTGATTCCCTATATCAGTATTGCGGGTGATGTGGAGGTAGGTTTAAAAAAGGAGAATATTGAAGCTTATCAACCCAAATCCAAAATGGAGATAAGCGGGATGTCCTATTTCAAAAAAGATAAATTGATTAATTACCTTAGTTTAGAGGAAAGCAAGGATCTCTTATTTCTGATGGATAATGTGAGAGAAGGAGCATTGGAAGCCAGCTGTCCAGAAGGGCCTGGATACTTTTCCTACCAGTACAAAAAGTCTAAAACCAGCTACAAGGTGGATTGGACTGGAGATTCTCCCAAAATTTCCATAAAGGTGAAGACCAATGGAAGAATTACCGAATCTACCTGTAAAACAAGTTTCGAGCATCCAAATATGGATCTTTTCAGAAAACAGATTAGAAACCAACTAGAAGGTTCCATTACTAGCCTAATTCGCAAAAGCCAAGCAGAGAACCTGGATTATATTGGATTTGCCAAGGAACTCTATCTTTCAAAACCAAGTAAATGGCGCGATATTGAAGGAGAATGGGCAAGCATCTTTCCTACTATTCCATTTGAACTTAATACGAATGTATCTATTCGACGGTCAGGAGATGCCATTTCATTAGACTAA